Genomic window (Zingiber officinale cultivar Zhangliang chromosome 2B, Zo_v1.1, whole genome shotgun sequence):
TTATtatgttaattttgaaaaataaaaatagaaaatagtgGGTTGACAATTTGAAATAATTATAAAAAGAAGGATTGACATATATGCTAAACCCTTTTAACATTGAGCAaagtatatattttttcaaatattaaaaaaaaagaaaaaaatggtaAGGTAATTATGTTGGACCTCCGCGTTCTCGTCAATCCATTATTAATCTTTAGAATAATAATTAACATATGaggaaaatatttatttcgattatattaaaatttaattttcagatCTTAGGATGATATTATCTCATATGCTAATCGCTCGAGTGTtttgagaagaaaaagaagggagAATAAGCCTTATGTCTCTTTCAAAAGATATAATTAGTAAATaataaaagtatatttttttaaaataattatgtctcttttgatagaaatatttaatattttctgGAATAATTTATTCCTCCACGTGGTCACGTAATTTCCGCGAGAGGTCTACATGGATCGGGCCTTGGAGCGGGAAGCCCAAATAAAGGCTTCCTTGCAGCGGAAGGGCCACAAGCTTCCTATAAAAGGGCAGTCAAGCTTTCGAGTTTCCTGGTTGGCCATTTTGTCGCTCGGGGCGAGATCTGTGAAACCGTAGGAGGGCACAGAGCGGTCTCTGCCCTCAGCATCAGCGGTCAAGTTCGTGTTCTCCTCGCCTATCGATCGCGAGGATTCGGTGAGTAGTTTGCTACTTTGAATCCCTGTATATCTTAATTTGTGCGAAGAAGGTTACTTGCTAGGTCAAGCTGTCGCAGATCTAGAGGAGTTCTTGCGTTTTGGAAATGAACCctttaaaatcctattttgacaCTTGACACTAATTCTATTGCCCATATAATTTCTCGATTTTCTCTTCTGCATCTAAATAATAAAGGATTGAGATTTCAAAATCAGATTGATTTTGTGTTGTCCTggtaatttatgtttttttatttcttcacttgatttttgacccttatgTGCGTCTAGATTTCATGGTGTCGTAAGAATCTCACATGCTATCTTTTTTCAACTTCGCAAAGATCTTGAGAGAACAGTTTATTGCTAGCTTCCATATTTAGTTAATATGCTCTTTAATTGGTCAACACTGAAATAGCTACCGGTTGCAGGTTAGATGCTACATGTTTGAAATTATGTATCTAAAAAAGTTGGAAGCAAATGTTTGTTACCGCATCTCACTGGAATCTTAGATGTACACATGCTTAACTCTATTATGTAGCTAAAGTAATTATTAATTGGGAAGACAATGTAATCACTAGTCTGTAGATCATAGAAGATATGGGCTAAACCTATTTAAAAAAAGTGAAGATTGTGCTATATTCTGAAACAGGTAAAATGAACATAAATTATTACCTTTTCATTGTTATCTTTGAGCAAAATTGTGAGAGCGTCATTTTTGACTTTGgctaaaaaaaattcatatgaTATGGTATATGTGCTTTATAGGCGAGAGTATTAGGTAGCAAAAAATAAAGCATACAGAAAGCTAATTTAGTCTTTATGAGAATGTTGGAATGGATATGGAGAGATAAGGTAAAAAATATTACTATTTTTGGATGTACTCCTATAGATAGTAAACCGAGAGAAACTAGATTAAAATTAACATGGCATGAGCATATTCAATGATAAATAATAAATTGCATGGTTAAATAAGTTGAATTAGTTATAGGTGAAGGTGTAAAAATGGTAAAGAAAGACTAGTAAGACCTCTATATAACATTATTACCAGATTTTGGATGCTATTTTTTTCTCCTGATCCTTGGATTATGTAAAATCTTAGTAGTTATCTATGAttgaagtttttttttccttttaacatTGGTATTGCAAGCCACTATCTTTTAGAGTGAAGTTATTAACTTGTGGTTTGCATTTTGAGTGTACTAGTTCCTCTTTTTTTCTATGTAGGCGAATTCAAAGTCGATTAATTTATCTTTAGCATAATCCAAAGTCTAAATGCTTCGAGCTTTAAATTTTTTACCTAGAGCTCTTTAGCAATAAAATATCTGTTTAATAGACTCCAAATAGTTAGGATTCCCTGCTTGTTGTCTCGGTTATTGTGAAGCTATTGTAGGAattgtcttttctaatttaatgagCCCTACCCAAGTTGAAATATTCATTTGTGCAATTACTTTATAAAGATATAGTCACTTGGCCACGGAAATTTATTCTTTATGTGAACCGCACAGTTTCAACTTGTAGTTATTCTAAACCAGTTGTTCTTTGCAGGTTATTTTTAATCGCCTAGCTTGCCAAGATGGTTTCATTTGAGATGAATGATCAAAAAAGTAAAGTCCTGTCCTTTTCTAAGCACCTGATTGTTCTTTTGTCGCACATTGTTTTATTTACATAATATCtagtcaaatatttttaaattcggTAAAAGACCTAGTACAAATTATTGCTATCACAGGTTCTACTGGTCTTATTTTAAACCAAATAATTTTTACCAACATTTCATCATCATATGATATCCATTTCTATGTTGAGGATTTGATATCATAGTAGTCGCTATCATTCCTTATCTAAACCAAGTTCTGAAACAAGTTCACCGAtgttagagcatccacatcagctaCCTTATCCaaagattttatcctaaattttggatAGAGTAGCTAAAAAGCCTttgcatcagctaccctatctattccctaaatttagatttgatgaatagtgattctctaaatttaggaaatgaaacctctaccctaaaaagtaaaataatatttttttcaatcacTCTCCTTCCACTTATTtttttcaatctctctccttccactcattccataaatataataataaaaaaataaaagaaagagaaaaaataataaaaaattaaagataatggAAATTTTAGAGTAGTTGATGTAGTGTGAAGTTAaaagtgattatctaaatttaataaagtaagttatttatcctaaattttagatatagtgatAGGGAAATTAATGTGGATGCTCTTATAACATAAGAGAACCAATAAAACCCATTGTCGAGCAACCATCTAATGAAATTATTCCTAGGTTATCAATTGATTTTGTGATTGCTTCTGTCTTTTTTGTCAAAGCATATTAGTTGttaatatgatatgattttaccTTTTAAGCCAGCAATGTTTTCTCCTTGTTCGAAGTAGTTAAAAGACTTTACCATAGACACATTAATCCAGGATCAAATCTAAGTCATTACAAGATTGCTGTACGATACCGTTATAACAGAACTTTTAGCTGGTATCTATTTgtctttttgaattttttttttttttttttgtgaattcCATAGTTATGTGGATTCAGTTATTTACTAATCTCTGTATATATCCCATACTTTGTTCTTATACACGGCAACAGAGATTGGGCTGGGGCTTACAGGGTTTGGTGTTTTCTTCTCGATCCTTGGAATAATATTTTTCTTCGACAAGGGCCTTTTGGCAATGGGTAATGTAAGTCTTTATTGTTTTTTTGGGTCCAATTGGGGCCCTAAGGCTGTATAATAAGTTTCTTGTTTCTTGAATACTAATGCCTCATTGCTCTTTTTCTGTGGACTCTCAGATTCTCTTCCTTTCCGGTCTGATGTTGACCATCGGACTAAAATCGACCATGCAATTCTTTGCCAAACCTAAGAACTACAAGGTTTGCCCACACTATTTGTCGATCCAAAATCAAAGCATTTACATTTGACTGATCGGTTCCTCTGCCGATTCCAAAGGGAACAATCTCATTCGGAGTTGGCTTCTTTATGGTATTGATTGGATGGCCTGTTGTCGGCATGATTCTCGAGTTGTATGGATTCTTCGTTCTCTTCAGGTTTAATTCTTCATCCAAGCAACTTTTTCTTAGTTGGCATCGAACGGTTTGCTGAAACTCTTCAATCCTGGCCTGATTTTTTTGCAGCGGCTTTTGGCCAACCCTCTCAATTTTCCTGCAACGGATTCCTGTTCTCGGATGGATATTCCAACAGCCCTTCGTCAGATCAGTGAGCATCTATCCAAACCTCGATCGCTTACGAACTCTTAATTCACTTATTTACTGTATACCAACCTCTTTCCTCTTCAGTTCTTCGATCGCTATAGAGGCAAACGAGTTCCAGTTTAGCATCGACTCGTCGTCAGTGTACGTGGCTGAATCCATGTAAATTTGAAAAAGATGGAGAAGTTCAGGTCATTGCACTCTCGATAGCAATCGTTATCGGCTTAGGTATCTTCTACATTACCTTCATTTTGTCAAAtaccatattttttttaatgttgatTGATGTTTTGCTTTCACCATGCATTATCACAGATGTTTTACATCCTATAGAAAATTTCAGtcgttttttttctttctcgAATTAAGTTCAAGTTATTCTCCAATCAAATGATCCAACAATTGGTCTAGTCGTTTGGTCCGACAAGTGTGTTTCATCTGATGGGTTCACTAGTTCGGCAACTATACATGCTCGACTGGTTTGAACGCTCATTCGGTCTTACCAAGTTGGTCTAGTTTATGTAGTTAAACCAACTTGACTAGTTAACTAGTTCGTTCACTTTGCCCCATAAGCCATCTAGGCCAATCGTTTTATTGACTAGGCCTAATTCATTAACTCAACTAAACTTGCATATCCCATTCAACTCACTAAACTTACTTTGTTCGACCGACCCAATCAATCTCTCCGACTTCACTCGAGTCAAATCTTCTCCGCTCATCTCATTTCACCTAATTGCCGAGCTTAACACACACTTGAActctgttttttaaaaaattgcataacgttataaatattttatttaaaaataatatatatttttaagggggttaaaaatatatttgaattaaatttaaagtaACTtataaattactttaaaatttttttttttgtcacaatCCATGTGATGGGGGCACAAGCTTGGCTTGTACACCATTTTATTGTTTACCCTCAACTGCAAGCTTAATCTTAAGCATGCATCCCTTTCTTTCTACGCCACGTTAGTCTTCTGAAATGAAGAATTTTATCAAGTGCTTTAATGATCCACATCAAGTATTAGAGAGTATTTtgcaaaattattaaattttaaggaTATTCTTAAAAGAAAATATAGTTTATCTATTTTATTCGGCATTTTCTAAAAAGTGGTGATTTTTTCAAAGAACGTAATCCTatgttttttatatatttatcaaaatgtgtatttcttttttaaaatagctttttttgttaagagaataaaaatataaaaaaaaattaatggacGACGTGGCCACATCTGGTGGTCTGGACGGCAAGTTGCTTGGACAGGGTCAACCTGTGTTTTTGACAACGTAGGTATCCAATTGTTTGAATTTTgtattagatttttaattattttaaatgattttgatgaATTTTAATAGAAATATAATTATATCTGaattagatttttatagaattttaaaaagtaatatgatatttaaatttgattttttaaaattctataaaaatatattgatattcaaaatttcaatagattttcatagattcttttaaaatttcttaatataaattttaaccaataatttttttaaaaaatatttgatttaattttaaaaataaaataaaaaatcttctcCTCACCttctataattttataaaatttaaattaatttaatttaattttttttaatgaataagctctttttcttctccatccgAAAACCCATAAGCTCAGGTATTTTATTTTgagtttctcttatttttctgatTATATCACTTGAATTTTACTGTTTGTGTTAATCTATTACGAGGAGAGGCTCCTACTGCTGGAAAAGGGCACCGAAACTAGTGAAGAGGGAAGAGaagagatttatttatttatttatttaagtgggTTTGGAGAAGAAATAGAGGAGAGATGAAAAAAATTGCGAGGAGACCTGATGGGGATTGATGCTGGACTTGTTATTTCTCAAAGAGGACAACAACTAATTTGTTGTTGCCGCTGCAAGAGCAAAGGAAGCTTATTGTCCTTGAAATTAAAGAGAAGGAAAGTGCGTTCAGGAGAAACCTTGTAGAAGATGTGAGCAGCAAATACGCTGCTTTTGATAGTTAGCAAAAGAAGAATTGCTGCTCCGACGAGAAGAATAAAGAGGAGGGATTGAAGCATGTTTTCTGTTGATGAA
Coding sequences:
- the LOC122047588 gene encoding vesicle transport protein GOT1-like — encoded protein: MVSFEMNDQKKIGLGLTGFGVFFSILGIIFFFDKGLLAMGNILFLSGLMLTIGLKSTMQFFAKPKNYKGTISFGVGFFMVLIGWPVVGMILELYGFFVLFSGFWPTLSIFLQRIPVLGWIFQQPFVRSFFDRYRGKRVPV